A stretch of the Sorangium aterium genome encodes the following:
- a CDS encoding ATP-binding sensor histidine kinase, producing the protein MTSPSPPFPYTIRETIHEGRGTAVYRAVRNADGQPVVLKVLDPRSCRPKDLARLKREYETGKMLDVGAVVRPLALEMYDGALALVMEDSGAEPLDRLLGAPMAIGWFLELAVRIADAVSDIHQRGVVHRDLKPANILVIPATGEVKIADLALASRLSGEQHALGPARLIEGSLPYMSPEQTGRMNRGIDSRTDLYSLGVTFYQMLTGKLPFDARDPLEWIHCHVARAFAAPSEVVPDVPEAVERIVIKLLAKMPEERYQTARGLGHDLKRCFDSWRRGGSVAPFPLGEQDASGRLRMPQKLYGRDEAIAALLRAFERVVDTGSPELVLLSGYSGIGKSTLVHELDRAVARERGFSASGKFDQHKREIPYSTIVQAVQEIVLELLADSERIAAWKQRLLEVLTVNAQLIVDLIPQLELVIGPQPPAPELPPVEAQNRFRIVFRHFIGVFARREHPLVLFLDDLQWADSASLSLLQDLVTHLDTGHLLVVGAYRDNEVTPSHPLMTALGEVRREGARVRDIVLGPLSREHLSMLVSDMLQCRPEDAAPLSALVHEKTAGNPFFAIQFLLALHEERLIELDPSAGAFRWDMAKIRAKGFTDNVVDLMVDKLARLPAGTQEALKQLACLGNAADVGVLTIACDRSEEALHEDVWQAILAGLVLCHEGTYKFLHDRVQEAAYSLIPEARRAAVHLEIGRRLASRLPGGAVEERAFDVATQLNHGAHLITDPREKEALCRLNLLAGIKAKASVAYASARSYLAQATSLLPADAWSARYEDTLMLYLELAECESITGNFQPADGLFDLILQNARSRPDRARAHRLRMRLYQIAGRHRDAMTVMIEALRLYGATLPEADEEIQAAVEAEIRQVPIALRGRHIADLVDAPVATDEDVRAFISLAAESAPLMFSVRPALWPLLTAKGVNASLQHGHAEESSFVYSCYAAVMVSILGDVSGAFQFSEMALRLNEKFKSVTAMLKGRLLFHHAGVISIWYRHYATSIPLMDKAFLDCLDVGDFIFAGYLTYNMVWLVLENGDPLDRVIEVARKYAAFARQTHNDVVYHVVRLEEQLAASLKGATRAPTSFDSGAFDEASSVAICQKAGFGLGIAIYHIMKQIAAFTHERHAEALESAAAAALMQGQAASLAMEVTHHFYHALTVTALHAQAPAEQRRRFAQALEKPLQKLRRWAAGCPENFQSRYALVSAEVARIEGRDLDAMRLYEEAIRSARESGFVHVEALAYELASQFYRARGFERFSDTYLREARSCYVRWGADGKVKQLEQRYPQLLERRPLEPTATFAARTELLDVLAVVKASQTISGEILFEKLLRTLLESVLEQGGAQKGCLILVRDGDLTIEAEAAIEERQGTVTRVLQSLPVSSSPLLPASLLHYVRLTKERVLLDDAAAKAGRFSGDEYIVRHTPRSVLCVPILRQAEVLGLLYLENNLTTHAFTPERLLALELLATQAAISLENALLLAREREARAAAEAAERRTAFLAHELKTPLTGLHLKLDALARSIKQQEAVSASWLSSSLTSFKRQLGRLNLLIDSLLDLSRVQKGRLALTREPVDLAALVRDVVGRLSEQAELAGCALHVRAERAVVGRWDRLRLEQVATNLLTNAMKYGAGKPVRIVADGDGAVARLSVSDQGIGISEADQRRVFEAFERATGLHQAQSLGLGLYLVREIVRAHGGRVDLRSQLGSGTTFIVELPVEPEGELGLAQPS; encoded by the coding sequence ATGACGAGCCCGTCCCCTCCCTTTCCCTACACGATTCGCGAGACCATTCACGAGGGCCGCGGTACCGCCGTGTACCGCGCTGTTCGAAACGCCGACGGCCAACCGGTGGTCCTCAAGGTGCTCGACCCGAGGAGCTGCCGGCCGAAGGACCTCGCCCGGCTCAAGAGGGAGTACGAGACGGGCAAGATGCTCGACGTGGGAGCCGTCGTCAGGCCCCTCGCCCTGGAGATGTACGATGGGGCGCTCGCCCTCGTCATGGAAGACTCCGGCGCCGAGCCGCTGGATCGACTGCTCGGCGCGCCGATGGCGATCGGCTGGTTCCTCGAGCTCGCCGTCCGCATCGCGGATGCCGTCTCCGACATCCATCAGCGAGGCGTCGTTCACAGAGATCTCAAGCCCGCAAATATCCTGGTCATTCCCGCCACGGGCGAGGTGAAGATCGCCGATCTCGCGCTCGCCTCACGGCTCTCCGGCGAACAGCACGCCCTGGGGCCAGCACGCCTCATCGAGGGGTCCCTGCCTTACATGTCGCCCGAGCAGACAGGGCGGATGAACCGTGGGATCGACAGCCGCACCGATCTGTATTCCCTGGGCGTCACGTTCTATCAGATGCTCACGGGGAAGCTCCCGTTCGACGCCCGCGACCCGCTGGAATGGATCCATTGTCACGTCGCCCGCGCGTTCGCGGCCCCGTCCGAGGTGGTCCCCGACGTGCCGGAGGCGGTCGAGCGTATCGTGATCAAGCTCCTCGCGAAGATGCCCGAGGAGCGCTACCAGACGGCCCGCGGCCTTGGCCATGACCTGAAACGGTGCTTCGACTCATGGCGCCGCGGCGGGAGCGTCGCGCCCTTCCCGCTGGGCGAGCAGGACGCGTCGGGCCGCCTGCGGATGCCGCAGAAGCTCTATGGGCGCGACGAGGCGATCGCGGCGCTGCTGCGCGCCTTCGAGCGCGTGGTCGACACCGGATCTCCCGAGCTCGTGCTCCTCTCGGGCTACTCCGGCATCGGCAAATCGACGCTGGTCCACGAGCTGGACAGGGCCGTCGCCCGCGAGCGGGGGTTCTCCGCCTCGGGAAAATTCGATCAGCACAAGCGCGAGATCCCTTACTCCACCATCGTGCAGGCCGTTCAGGAGATCGTGCTCGAGCTCCTCGCCGACAGCGAGAGGATCGCCGCATGGAAGCAGCGGTTGCTCGAGGTCCTCACGGTCAACGCGCAGCTCATCGTGGACTTGATCCCGCAGCTCGAGCTGGTCATCGGCCCGCAACCGCCGGCTCCCGAGCTGCCGCCGGTCGAGGCGCAGAACCGGTTCCGCATCGTCTTCCGGCACTTCATCGGGGTGTTCGCCCGGAGGGAGCACCCCCTCGTGCTCTTCCTCGACGATCTCCAGTGGGCCGACTCGGCGAGCCTCTCGCTCTTGCAAGATCTGGTGACGCACCTCGACACGGGGCACCTCCTCGTCGTCGGCGCGTACCGCGACAACGAGGTGACCCCCTCGCACCCGCTCATGACGGCGCTGGGCGAGGTGAGGAGGGAGGGCGCGCGCGTCCGGGATATCGTGCTCGGCCCGCTCTCCCGCGAGCACCTCTCCATGCTCGTCAGCGATATGCTCCAATGCCGCCCCGAGGACGCCGCGCCGCTCTCGGCCTTGGTCCACGAGAAGACGGCCGGCAACCCCTTCTTTGCGATCCAGTTTCTCCTCGCCCTCCACGAAGAGCGGCTGATCGAGCTCGACCCGAGCGCGGGCGCCTTCCGGTGGGACATGGCGAAGATCCGCGCCAAAGGCTTCACCGACAACGTGGTCGACCTGATGGTCGACAAGCTCGCGCGGCTCCCTGCGGGCACCCAGGAGGCGCTGAAGCAGCTCGCCTGTCTCGGGAACGCCGCGGACGTCGGCGTCTTGACGATAGCGTGCGACCGCTCGGAGGAGGCGCTGCACGAGGATGTCTGGCAGGCCATCCTCGCGGGGCTCGTCCTCTGCCACGAAGGCACCTACAAATTCCTCCACGACCGCGTCCAGGAGGCAGCCTATTCGCTCATCCCGGAGGCTCGGCGGGCCGCGGTGCACCTCGAGATCGGCCGACGCCTCGCGTCTCGTCTGCCAGGCGGGGCGGTCGAGGAGCGGGCGTTCGACGTCGCGACCCAGCTCAATCACGGCGCTCATCTCATCACCGATCCACGCGAGAAGGAGGCGCTCTGCCGGCTCAACCTCCTGGCAGGGATCAAGGCGAAGGCCTCGGTCGCCTACGCTTCGGCGCGCAGCTACCTGGCGCAGGCGACGTCTCTCTTGCCGGCGGACGCCTGGAGCGCGCGGTACGAGGACACGCTCATGCTCTACCTGGAGCTCGCCGAATGCGAGTCCATCACCGGCAACTTCCAGCCGGCCGACGGGCTGTTCGATCTGATCCTCCAGAATGCCCGCTCCAGGCCCGACCGCGCCAGGGCCCACCGGCTGCGCATGCGGCTCTACCAGATCGCTGGGCGACACCGCGACGCCATGACGGTCATGATCGAGGCCCTGCGGCTCTACGGGGCGACGCTCCCGGAGGCCGACGAGGAGATCCAGGCCGCCGTCGAGGCCGAGATCCGTCAGGTCCCGATCGCCTTGCGCGGGCGTCACATCGCCGATCTCGTCGATGCGCCCGTGGCGACCGACGAGGACGTGCGGGCGTTCATCAGCCTGGCCGCCGAATCGGCCCCCCTCATGTTCTCCGTGCGACCGGCGCTCTGGCCGCTGCTCACCGCCAAGGGGGTGAACGCGTCCCTGCAGCACGGACACGCCGAGGAGTCCTCCTTCGTTTACAGCTGTTACGCCGCGGTCATGGTGTCCATCCTCGGCGACGTCTCGGGCGCGTTCCAGTTCTCCGAGATGGCGCTCAGGCTGAACGAGAAATTCAAGAGCGTCACGGCCATGCTGAAGGGGAGGCTGCTCTTCCACCACGCGGGCGTCATCAGCATCTGGTACAGGCACTACGCGACGAGCATCCCGCTCATGGACAAGGCATTCCTCGATTGCCTCGACGTCGGAGACTTCATCTTTGCCGGCTATTTGACGTACAACATGGTGTGGCTCGTCCTGGAGAACGGCGACCCGCTCGACCGCGTGATCGAGGTCGCGCGGAAATACGCCGCCTTCGCCCGGCAGACCCACAACGATGTGGTGTACCACGTGGTCCGGCTCGAAGAGCAGCTCGCGGCGAGCCTGAAGGGAGCGACGCGGGCGCCGACGAGCTTCGACAGCGGCGCCTTCGACGAGGCGAGCTCGGTCGCGATCTGCCAGAAGGCGGGCTTCGGCCTTGGAATCGCTATCTATCATATCATGAAGCAGATCGCCGCGTTCACGCACGAGCGTCACGCCGAAGCGCTGGAGTCCGCGGCCGCCGCCGCGCTGATGCAGGGGCAGGCGGCATCTCTCGCCATGGAAGTGACGCACCACTTCTACCACGCGCTCACGGTGACGGCGCTCCACGCGCAGGCGCCGGCCGAGCAGCGGCGGCGATTCGCTCAGGCGCTCGAGAAGCCGCTCCAGAAGCTGAGGCGCTGGGCCGCGGGCTGCCCCGAGAACTTCCAGAGCCGCTACGCCCTGGTCTCCGCCGAGGTCGCGCGCATCGAGGGCCGGGACCTCGACGCGATGCGCCTCTACGAAGAGGCCATCCGCTCGGCGCGCGAGAGCGGCTTCGTCCACGTCGAGGCGCTCGCCTACGAGCTCGCGTCCCAGTTCTATCGAGCGCGAGGGTTCGAGCGCTTCTCCGATACGTACCTGCGTGAAGCCCGCTCGTGCTACGTGCGCTGGGGGGCCGACGGCAAGGTGAAGCAGCTCGAGCAGCGCTATCCGCAGCTCCTCGAGCGGCGGCCGCTCGAGCCGACCGCCACCTTCGCGGCCCGCACGGAGCTGCTCGACGTGCTCGCGGTCGTCAAGGCATCGCAGACGATCTCGGGCGAGATCCTCTTCGAGAAGCTCCTGCGAACCCTGCTCGAGTCCGTCCTCGAGCAGGGGGGCGCCCAGAAGGGCTGCCTCATCCTCGTGCGGGACGGCGACCTGACGATCGAGGCGGAAGCCGCGATCGAGGAGCGACAGGGGACCGTGACCAGGGTTCTCCAGTCGTTGCCGGTATCGTCCTCTCCGCTCCTCCCTGCCTCGCTCCTCCACTACGTGCGGCTCACCAAGGAGCGTGTGCTCCTCGATGACGCCGCCGCGAAGGCGGGCAGGTTCTCGGGGGACGAGTACATCGTCCGGCACACTCCGAGGTCGGTCCTCTGCGTCCCCATCTTGCGGCAGGCCGAGGTGCTCGGTCTGCTCTACCTCGAGAACAACCTCACGACGCACGCGTTCACGCCCGAGCGGCTCCTCGCCCTCGAGCTGCTCGCCACGCAGGCGGCCATCTCCCTCGAGAATGCGCTCCTTCTCGCCAGGGAGCGAGAGGCGCGGGCGGCGGCGGAGGCCGCGGAGCGGCGCACGGCGTTCCTCGCCCACGAGCTGAAGACGCCGCTGACTGGCCTCCATCTGAAGCTCGACGCGCTCGCGCGATCGATCAAGCAGCAAGAGGCGGTCTCCGCGTCCTGGCTGTCGTCGTCCCTCACGTCGTTCAAGCGCCAGCTCGGCCGGCTCAACCTGCTGATCGACAGCCTGCTCGACCTCTCACGCGTCCAGAAGGGGCGGCTCGCCCTGACGCGTGAGCCGGTGGATCTGGCGGCGCTCGTGCGGGACGTCGTCGGACGGCTGAGCGAGCAGGCCGAGCTGGCTGGATGTGCGCTCCACGTGCGGGCGGAGCGCGCCGTCGTGGGCCGGTGGGATCGGCTGCGGCTCGAGCAGGTCGCGACGAACCTGCTCACGAACGCCATGAAGTACGGCGCCGGAAAGCCGGTCCGGATCGTCGCCGACGGGGACGGGGCCGTCGCTCGCCTCTCGGTCTCGGATCAGGGCATCGGGATCTCCGAGGCCGACCAGCGGCGCGTGTTCGAGGCGTTCGAGCGCGCGACGGGGCTTCATCAAGCGCAGAGCCTCGGCCTCGGGCTGTACCTTGTCCGGGAGATCGTGCGAGCGCATGGAGGGCGCGTGGATCTGCGCAGTCAGCTGGGCTCAGGGACCACGTTCATCGTCGAGCTGCCCGTCGAGCCGGAGGGAGAGCTCGGCCTCGCGCAGCCGTCCTGA
- a CDS encoding sialate O-acetylesterase, whose amino-acid sequence MKSILRWSLGLTPSRIAFSLIGLLACSEADAPVEEPGPAGTGGAGGAPSSVVSSASTGALAGGGPAEGSAQSTGGVGGEAAGPSTGGVGGGAAGPSTGGVGGGTPGAGGAEDPGVGGSSGGGSAEPVFHVFLLLGQSNMAGYPKALAADKTENPRIKVLGFDACAATGRVEGAWDVAAPPLHECWNGAIGPGDYFSRTILDHYPAQDTVGLVPSAISGEKVETFMKAGGSKYSWILSRAKAAQEIGGVIEGILFHQGESNCGDPAWPGKVKTLVSDLRADLGIGDVPFLAGELLHSGSCAKHNSLVNQLPGLIPKAYAVSAEGLAIDPADTWNLHFGHDAQVTLGKRYAEKMIGALGL is encoded by the coding sequence ATGAAAAGCATACTTCGATGGTCTCTCGGGCTCACGCCTTCGCGCATCGCGTTCTCGCTCATCGGGCTCCTTGCCTGCAGTGAAGCAGATGCTCCGGTCGAAGAGCCCGGACCCGCAGGCACCGGCGGGGCAGGCGGCGCGCCCTCCAGCGTCGTGTCCTCGGCGTCTACAGGGGCTCTCGCTGGCGGAGGGCCCGCAGAGGGGAGCGCGCAGAGCACAGGCGGGGTGGGCGGAGAGGCCGCGGGGCCGAGCACAGGCGGGGTGGGCGGAGGGGCCGCGGGGCCGAGCACAGGTGGGGTGGGCGGAGGGACCCCGGGGGCAGGCGGCGCGGAGGATCCGGGCGTCGGCGGGAGCAGCGGCGGAGGATCGGCCGAGCCCGTGTTTCATGTCTTCCTCCTCCTCGGGCAATCGAACATGGCCGGGTACCCGAAGGCCCTGGCCGCAGACAAGACCGAGAATCCCCGCATCAAGGTCCTCGGCTTCGATGCCTGCGCCGCGACCGGGCGCGTCGAAGGCGCGTGGGACGTCGCTGCCCCGCCGCTCCACGAATGCTGGAACGGAGCGATCGGGCCCGGCGACTACTTCTCCAGGACGATCCTCGATCATTACCCCGCCCAGGACACCGTCGGCCTCGTCCCGTCCGCCATCAGCGGGGAGAAGGTGGAGACGTTCATGAAGGCGGGGGGGAGCAAGTACAGCTGGATCCTGTCGCGCGCGAAGGCGGCGCAGGAGATCGGCGGCGTGATCGAGGGGATTCTGTTCCATCAAGGCGAATCGAACTGCGGCGATCCCGCGTGGCCCGGCAAGGTGAAGACGCTCGTCTCGGACTTGCGCGCCGATCTCGGTATCGGTGACGTGCCGTTCCTTGCGGGAGAGCTCCTGCATTCGGGGTCGTGCGCAAAACACAACTCGCTCGTGAACCAGCTCCCGGGGCTGATCCCCAAGGCCTACGCCGTTTCGGCGGAGGGGCTCGCCATCGATCCTGCCGACACCTGGAACCTCCACTTCGGCCACGACGCGCAGGTCACCCTGGGCAAGCGCTACGCCGAGAAGATGATCGGCGCCCTCGGTCTCTGA
- a CDS encoding alpha-amylase family glycosyl hydrolase yields MSRRRSAVVIAAVSAVMLPAVPLACGGDRELDAGQGKGTSGAGTAGAGAAGGEAAGVGGAGGEAAGAGGAGGGAQYGNVLCPTSFTFNAPPGATDVRVPGEWNGFDLGAAPQLQGGTQGRLVATVDLPPGLHGYKIAYRSGGEISWVLDPAEGRRKYVDGIENSAVKVPDCRLPSFSVASSQATRPAAGQGAFEARLVYKDGIEGAGPEAAAFEAVLQDQDGEARPLTDQELSVDARGDVRIQLGGLGDGKYRVTLRGATRSGRAGEPLRLVFWVEAEAFSWEDALIYMVVTDRYRDGDPILNPPATSGADPRGDWAGGDLEGLRQAIEDGTLDALGVRAIWLTPFQQNPAGAYLASDGVHQVTGYHGYWPIKARDVDPRLGGAEALRAVVAEAHRHGIRVLQDFVVNHVHEDHEYVSSHPGWFRTGCVCGTDGCDWTSHALDCMFASYLPDVDHTVPEANAAFVADAIYWLDAFDLDGLRVDAVKHVEEIATRNLAAEVREAFEPAGTRYFLMGETAMGWSDCADPCNDENYGTIARYIGPQGLDGQLDFVLYHGVSYRTFGWGEEGMLHAAYWVEHGQRRWPEGAIMTPYLGSHDTARFATLADYRDDAGPRGRDVPGRQWSDTAEAPGSPEVYARTRLAMAWLLGLPGAPLLYYGDEYGAWGGADPNNRSVWRPEEELTADELETLDFVRALGTARRAIPALRRGAYVNLTATEDTLVFGRRHGRGESAVVALTRAGTEQRISVEVAQALGLPPGTELRDALGGSSEIVSAAGVLSMSIPPGGAVVFAP; encoded by the coding sequence ATGTCGCGCCGCCGTTCTGCCGTCGTGATCGCCGCTGTCTCCGCCGTCATGCTCCCTGCCGTCCCGCTCGCGTGTGGGGGTGATCGCGAGCTCGACGCGGGCCAGGGGAAGGGTACGAGCGGCGCCGGGACGGCAGGCGCCGGTGCTGCAGGCGGCGAGGCGGCTGGCGTAGGCGGTGCAGGCGGCGAGGCCGCAGGCGCTGGCGGGGCCGGCGGAGGAGCGCAGTACGGGAACGTGCTCTGTCCGACCTCGTTCACGTTCAACGCCCCTCCCGGGGCCACGGACGTCCGCGTCCCTGGGGAGTGGAACGGCTTCGATCTCGGCGCTGCCCCGCAGCTGCAGGGCGGTACGCAGGGCCGGCTCGTGGCCACCGTCGACCTGCCGCCGGGGCTGCACGGCTACAAGATCGCCTATCGGTCGGGCGGCGAGATCTCGTGGGTGCTCGACCCGGCTGAGGGGCGCCGCAAGTACGTCGACGGGATCGAGAACTCGGCCGTCAAGGTCCCTGACTGCCGCCTCCCGTCGTTCTCCGTCGCGTCCAGCCAGGCGACGCGGCCTGCCGCCGGACAGGGCGCCTTCGAGGCTCGGCTCGTGTACAAGGACGGCATCGAAGGCGCGGGCCCGGAGGCGGCCGCGTTCGAGGCGGTTCTACAGGACCAGGACGGCGAGGCGCGCCCGCTCACGGATCAGGAGCTCTCGGTCGACGCGCGCGGCGACGTGCGGATCCAGCTGGGGGGCCTCGGCGACGGCAAATACCGCGTCACCCTCCGCGGGGCGACCCGGAGCGGCCGCGCCGGTGAGCCGCTCCGGCTTGTGTTCTGGGTCGAGGCCGAGGCGTTTTCCTGGGAGGACGCGCTCATCTACATGGTCGTCACCGATCGTTACCGCGACGGCGATCCGATCTTGAACCCGCCCGCCACGTCGGGCGCCGATCCGCGGGGCGACTGGGCCGGCGGGGATCTCGAGGGGCTGAGGCAGGCCATCGAGGACGGCACGCTCGACGCCCTGGGCGTGCGGGCCATCTGGCTCACGCCGTTCCAGCAGAACCCTGCCGGCGCCTACCTGGCGAGCGATGGAGTCCACCAGGTCACCGGATATCACGGGTACTGGCCCATCAAGGCGCGCGATGTGGATCCGCGGCTCGGCGGCGCCGAGGCGCTCCGCGCGGTGGTGGCCGAGGCGCACCGCCACGGGATCCGCGTCCTCCAGGACTTCGTGGTGAACCACGTGCACGAAGATCACGAGTACGTCTCGTCTCACCCGGGCTGGTTCAGGACGGGGTGCGTCTGCGGGACCGACGGGTGCGACTGGACGTCGCACGCGCTCGATTGCATGTTCGCGAGCTACCTCCCCGACGTGGATCACACGGTGCCCGAGGCCAACGCCGCGTTCGTGGCGGACGCGATCTACTGGCTCGACGCGTTCGATCTCGACGGGCTCCGCGTGGACGCCGTGAAGCACGTGGAGGAGATCGCGACGCGCAACCTCGCCGCGGAGGTCCGGGAGGCGTTCGAGCCGGCCGGCACACGTTATTTCCTGATGGGCGAGACGGCGATGGGCTGGAGCGACTGCGCCGATCCGTGCAACGACGAGAACTACGGGACGATCGCGAGGTACATCGGCCCTCAGGGGCTCGACGGCCAGCTCGATTTCGTCCTCTATCACGGGGTCTCTTACCGGACGTTCGGCTGGGGCGAGGAGGGCATGCTGCACGCCGCGTACTGGGTCGAGCACGGGCAGCGGCGGTGGCCGGAGGGCGCGATCATGACGCCGTACCTCGGCAGCCACGACACGGCCCGCTTCGCGACGCTCGCCGACTACCGCGACGATGCGGGGCCTCGCGGCCGGGATGTCCCGGGCCGCCAGTGGTCGGACACCGCGGAAGCACCCGGGTCGCCCGAGGTGTACGCGCGGACGCGCCTCGCGATGGCGTGGCTCCTGGGCCTCCCGGGCGCGCCGCTGCTCTACTACGGGGACGAGTATGGCGCGTGGGGCGGCGCCGACCCGAACAACCGCAGCGTGTGGCGTCCGGAGGAGGAGCTCACGGCGGACGAGCTGGAGACGCTCGATTTCGTGCGCGCGCTCGGGACCGCGCGGCGGGCGATCCCCGCGCTCCGCCGCGGCGCCTACGTGAACCTCACCGCCACGGAGGACACGCTGGTCTTCGGCCGCCGGCACGGCCGGGGGGAGTCGGCCGTGGTGGCGCTGACGCGCGCGGGGACGGAGCAGCGCATCTCGGTCGAGGTCGCTCAGGCGCTCGGTCTCCCGCCCGGCACCGAGCTCAGGGACGCGCTCGGCGGCTCGAGCGAGATCGTCTCCGCGGCCGGCGTGCTCTCGATGAGCATCCCGCCGGGCGGGGCGGTCGTCTTCGCGCCGTGA
- a CDS encoding glycoside hydrolase family 16 protein has protein sequence MMSSTRCTVALLLFYAFIALSCDDASQPSGSATGAGGDGTGAGAGGGSSAGTGSSMTGAGAAAGASSAGAGAGGAGGGGGAGGAGGTADGTAAAGTTGNGGSAGGPPPAEEAFTLLFRDDFDQLDAARWQLMTHSWTGNLALFSRSAATIERGQLVLRLTPAPQGTADSSGAAKTFLGAEVRSIDSLTYGRVRARVKLARGSAVVSSLVTIYTPWPADNWNELDIECLGAEPNDVQFNAMVYTGAPVRPPVTQSVSPTQHPQKVDLGFDPSADFHTYQIEWTPSGARFSVDDVLRHEWTERIDLMVLPQNVLMTIWASSSPEWAGAVTAETGKASATYDWIELYRYTP, from the coding sequence ATGATGTCTTCGACGCGCTGCACGGTCGCTTTGCTTCTGTTCTACGCATTCATCGCGCTGTCCTGTGACGACGCCAGCCAGCCCTCGGGCTCTGCGACGGGGGCTGGCGGGGACGGCACCGGCGCGGGTGCTGGTGGTGGTTCCAGCGCCGGAACGGGTAGCTCCATGACGGGGGCTGGGGCTGCGGCTGGCGCCTCCAGCGCCGGAGCCGGCGCGGGCGGCGCGGGCGGCGGGGGCGGCGCGGGCGGCGCCGGCGGAACGGCGGATGGCACAGCAGCGGCAGGCACCACGGGTAACGGCGGCTCAGCGGGCGGCCCTCCCCCGGCCGAAGAGGCCTTCACCCTGCTCTTCCGCGACGATTTCGATCAGCTGGACGCAGCTCGCTGGCAGCTGATGACACATTCGTGGACGGGCAATCTGGCGCTGTTTTCGCGATCAGCCGCCACCATCGAACGTGGCCAGCTGGTGCTCCGGCTCACGCCGGCCCCCCAGGGCACCGCCGACAGCTCCGGAGCCGCCAAGACCTTCCTGGGTGCCGAGGTTCGCTCCATCGACTCGCTCACGTACGGGCGCGTGCGCGCTCGCGTCAAGTTGGCCCGAGGCTCGGCGGTCGTCTCGTCACTGGTCACGATCTACACCCCCTGGCCAGCGGACAACTGGAACGAGCTCGACATCGAGTGCCTGGGGGCCGAGCCGAATGACGTGCAGTTCAACGCCATGGTGTACACTGGCGCTCCGGTACGGCCCCCGGTGACGCAATCCGTCAGTCCGACTCAGCATCCGCAGAAGGTGGACCTCGGCTTCGACCCGAGCGCGGACTTTCACACGTACCAGATCGAATGGACACCGTCCGGCGCCCGCTTTTCCGTCGACGACGTGCTCCGGCACGAGTGGACGGAGCGCATCGACCTCATGGTGCTGCCGCAGAACGTGCTCATGACGATCTGGGCGTCGTCGAGCCCGGAGTGGGCCGGGGCCGTGACGGCCGAGACGGGCAAGGCGAGCGCGACCTACGATTGGATCGAGCTCTATCGGTACACGCCTTGA
- a CDS encoding AraC family transcriptional regulator, with protein sequence MFQPFPMLAGRRAQVFRHQPQYRRPRHFHEEPEINLVARGTGIMGVGKRVVPLVAGTLLYFAPGQDHALLEESSDFVLYVAALRPELGARVAGAASKVALDAVQLTPAVLADEFALLGALDRARDISVVEHRLAELFERSLSNVPLPHVVSRRIFELLRLDPNLPGAALAARLHTGESGISRRFRQDVGVNVVEYRARLKLMQFVAEVDRGASFARAAYAVGFGSYAQCHRVFTRALGCAPQDYFGGQRAVLTEMTVPMHGW encoded by the coding sequence TTGTTCCAGCCCTTTCCGATGCTCGCCGGCCGGCGCGCCCAGGTCTTCCGTCACCAGCCGCAGTACCGCCGGCCCCGGCACTTCCACGAGGAGCCGGAGATCAACCTCGTCGCTCGCGGCACGGGCATCATGGGCGTGGGGAAGCGCGTGGTGCCGCTCGTGGCGGGCACGCTGCTCTATTTCGCGCCGGGGCAAGATCACGCGCTCCTCGAGGAGAGCAGCGATTTCGTTCTGTACGTCGCGGCGCTCCGCCCCGAGCTGGGGGCTCGCGTCGCGGGGGCCGCGTCGAAGGTCGCGCTCGACGCTGTGCAGCTCACGCCGGCCGTGCTCGCCGACGAGTTCGCGCTCCTCGGCGCGCTCGACCGAGCGCGCGACATCTCGGTCGTGGAGCATCGCCTCGCGGAGCTCTTCGAGCGGTCGCTGTCGAACGTGCCGCTCCCCCACGTGGTGAGCCGCCGCATCTTCGAGCTCTTGCGCCTCGATCCGAATCTCCCCGGGGCGGCCCTCGCGGCGCGCCTGCACACGGGCGAGAGCGGGATCAGCCGGCGTTTTCGCCAGGACGTGGGCGTGAACGTCGTCGAGTACCGTGCGCGGCTCAAGCTGATGCAGTTCGTCGCCGAGGTGGATCGCGGCGCGAGCTTCGCGCGCGCGGCGTACGCCGTCGGGTTCGGGAGTTATGCGCAATGCCACCGCGTCTTCACGCGCGCCCTCGGCTGCGCGCCCCAGGACTATTTCGGCGGCCAGCGCGCGGTGCTGACCGAAATGACCGTGCCGATGCACGGATGGTAA